One window of Eublepharis macularius isolate TG4126 chromosome 17, MPM_Emac_v1.0, whole genome shotgun sequence genomic DNA carries:
- the CENPS gene encoding centromere protein S isoform X2 gives MARRRDEAFEEADERFSDPERLRAAVHYTVACLCEEVAEDKEIQFSKQAIAAISEMTFRQCDIFAQDLEMFAKHAKRITVKPEDVKLLSRRSNSLLKYITQKSEELTLKKPAKKKRTSGTKNGGKISDEQAGPAVADSEDSNMA, from the exons atggcGCGACGGAGAGACGAAGCCTTTGAGGAGGCGGACGAGCGGTTTTCAGACCCTGAG AGACTGAGGGCTGCCGTGCACTACACGGTTGCTTGCCTCTGTGAAGAAGTTGCAGAAGACAAAGAGATCCAGTTTAGTAAACAAGCTATTGCCGCTATTTCTGAGATGACCTTCAGACAGTGTG ACATCTTTGCACAGGACCTTGAAATGTTTGCTAA GCATGCAAAACGAATTACGGTTAAACCTGAAGATGTGAAACTTTTGTCTAGAAGGAGCAACTCATTG CTGAAGTACATCACTCAGAAGAGCGAAGAACTTACCTTGAAAAAAcctgcaaagaaaaaaaggacATCCGGCActaaaaatggtgggaaaatcTCTGATGAGCAGGCGGGGCCTGCTGTAGCTGACAGTGAAGACTCCAACATGGCCTGA
- the CENPS gene encoding centromere protein S isoform X1 produces the protein MARRRDEAFEEADERFSDPERLRAAVHYTVACLCEEVAEDKEIQFSKQAIAAISEMTFRQCDIFAQDLEMFAKHAKRITVKPEDVKLLSRRSNSLLKYITQKSEELTLKKPAKKKRTSGTKNGLCLPSKSNTGLVLPRSIRHLPAFELDSLWLVLRKCHITGVLVSSWKTHVRNGYFKGFMKERFVYMEKWLQLCCIVIETRQVDMWISSSQPFTFLYFQGGNYH, from the exons atggcGCGACGGAGAGACGAAGCCTTTGAGGAGGCGGACGAGCGGTTTTCAGACCCTGAG AGACTGAGGGCTGCCGTGCACTACACGGTTGCTTGCCTCTGTGAAGAAGTTGCAGAAGACAAAGAGATCCAGTTTAGTAAACAAGCTATTGCCGCTATTTCTGAGATGACCTTCAGACAGTGTG ACATCTTTGCACAGGACCTTGAAATGTTTGCTAA GCATGCAAAACGAATTACGGTTAAACCTGAAGATGTGAAACTTTTGTCTAGAAGGAGCAACTCATTG CTGAAGTACATCACTCAGAAGAGCGAAGAACTTACCTTGAAAAAAcctgcaaagaaaaaaaggacATCCGGCActaaaaatg GACTCTGTCTTCCATCAAAGAGCAACACAGGTCTGGTTTTGCCACGCAGCATTCGGCATCTGCCTGCCTTTGAGCTGGACTCACTGTGGTTAGTGTTAAGGAAGTGCCATATAACTGGGGTGTTGGTTTCATCTTGGAAAACACATGTGAGAAATGGATACTTTAAAGGGTTCATGAAAGAAAGATTTGTGTACATGGAAAAATGGCTGCAGCTTTGCTGTATAGTAATAGAGACGAGGCAGGTGGACATGTGGATCAGTTCTTCTCAGCCGTTTACGTTTTTGTATTTCCAAGGGGGAAACTATCACTAA